The proteins below come from a single Dermacentor albipictus isolate Rhodes 1998 colony chromosome 7, USDA_Dalb.pri_finalv2, whole genome shotgun sequence genomic window:
- the LOC135897796 gene encoding uncharacterized protein produces the protein MTGSAINFDKSLGVWIGNWEDHPSTFANIRWTVTPAKYLGVPLEHYRDAVDYWNAETERVREGTLKWGGRNFSMFARATVCNLFAVAKIFYVLQALCMSRANIQRLHRVLAVFVWGSSWERTSRTNLFRSVKNGGLGLAHLFIRQIVSRFVFLRDQNDPFLLTMFQTRLSAAIPEFIVSSHRCSQGRVRGFLKEVVLAFQLLKVRFSMEYLSRVPRKRLYKDLVDTMLPVPLYRSMFCIGPEKDVLKRVKRMPVRPSVKSFFFQLHTNTLPVKPWLDEKGFSVPWSVNCLLCRKPETIEHIFLDCWDAVFHWDILQRTLKKDLPITPYGIRFLPTLNEDKVPYDMFMLVSLHSLWKTRMAVRHAEVNARPVREYFIESICHIKEMYNLQKEKPTWLSIVLQQLHDVPTAGHLGVTRTYDRIRRLFFWPHLNRSVRRYVAACHPADGTHLFGLCFT, from the exons atgacaggcagtgctatcaactttgataaatccctaggggtatggatcggcaactgggaagaccatccgagtacgtttgcaaatatccgctggacagtcacgccggcaaagtacctgggggtgccgcttgagcactaccgtgacgccgttgattactggaatgccgaaactgaaagggttcgtgaaggtacacttaaatggggaggccgcaatttctctatgtttgctcgtgcgacagtgtgcaacctgtttgccgttgccaaaattttttacgtgctccaagcgttgtgcatgtcaagggctaacatacaacgtttacacagagtactcgcagtgtttgtatggggttcaagctgggagcgcactagtcgcactaatctctttcgttcggttaaaaatggaggattaggtctggcacatttgttcattaggcagattgtgtcgcggtttgttttcttacgggaccaaaatgacccatttttattaactatgtttcaGACAAGGCTGAGCGCAGCTATACCTGAGTTTATTGTATCGTCACATCGGTGCAGTCAAGGCAGAGTGCGTGGTTTCCTAAAAGAGGTAGTCTTGGCGtttcagctgttaaaggttcggttctccatggaatacctaagtagggtaccacgaaagcgcttatataaagacctggtagacacaatgttgccggtgccattgtatcgctcgatgttctgcattggacctgaaaaggacgtactaaaaagagtaaaacgaatgccagtacggccatcggtaaagtccttctttttccagctccacaccaATACTTTGCCTGTGAAACCGTGGCTAGATGAAAAAGGTTTTTCCGTGCCTTGGAGCGTCAACTGCTTGCTATGCCGGAAacccgaaacaatagaacacatttttctagactgctgggatgctgtgttcCACTGGGACATATTACAGAGaacactaaagaaggacttgccgattacaccatatgggattcgtttcttgcctactctaaatgaagacaaagtaccctatgacatgttcatgctggtgtccttacatagcttatggaaaactagaatggccgtgagacatgccgaagtaaatgcccggcctgttagagaatacttcattgaaagcatttgtcatattaaagaaatgtataatttgcaaaaagaaaaaccaacatggctcagt attgtactgcagcaactgcacgacgttcccaccgctggacaccttggcgtcacgcggacctatgaccgaattcggcgactGTTCTTCTGGCCCCAtctcaaccgctccgtccggcgctatgttgccgcgt